In the genome of Labeo rohita strain BAU-BD-2019 chromosome 24, IGBB_LRoh.1.0, whole genome shotgun sequence, one region contains:
- the LOC127155982 gene encoding tripartite motif-containing protein 16-like → MLAEQVEKMKKRKRPDDFDAGAGDVQCDVCTGRAVKSCLVCQESYCQTHFDHHEYFHSRKPHKVIDATGSLQEMICQKHEKHLEMYCITDQQYICELCTKYEHKNHNTVSAAAQRTEKQKQLKEMQKTFQQKIQQREKDLQQLREAVESHKRFAAEDSEQSIFTKLNCSIERSCFELFRLLIPDIRDQEKAAVNRAEGRLKQKEQKISDLRRRDAELEQLSHTQDHIQFLQSFQSLSAPPESTDVNDDPFSSVFTFDDLRESVRQLKDKLEDSCKEELKKISDKVTSTNIVPSIRNDFLKYSRQLTLDPNTMNKHLRLSEGNGEITVTDTVQSYPDHPDRFDYWYQVLCRESVCGRCYWELEWSGEKGVYISVSYQSISRKGKSNNCLFGCNDQSWTLECFPSRYSFAHNNKRTDLRVKPISSKIGVFVDHSAGTLSFYSVSDTMSLIYTVQTTFAQPLYAGFGVYLGSSLKLCY, encoded by the exons ATGCTGGCTGAACAGGTGGAGAAAATGAAGAAGAGGAAACGTCCTGATGACTTCGACGCTGGAGCTGGAGATGTGCAGTGTGACGTCTGTACTGGAAGAGCCGTCAAGTCCTGTTTGGTGTGTCAGGAATCTTACTGTCAAACTCATTTTGATCATCATGAGTATTTTCATTCACGTAAGCCACACAAAGTGATCGATGCCACTGGAAGTCTGCAGGAAATGATCTGCCAGAAACATGAGAAACATCTggaaatgtactgtattactgACCAACAGTACATTTGTGAGCTGTGTacaaaatatgaacataaaaacCACAACACTGTATCAGCTGCAGCACAGAGGACAGAGAAACAG AAGCAGCTGAAGGAGATGCAGAAGACGTTCCAGCAGAAAatccagcagagagagaaagatcttcAGCAGCTGAGAGAGGCTGTGGAGTCTCATAAG CGCTTTGCAGCGGAGGACAGTGAGCAGAGTATCTTTACTAAGCTCAATTGTTCAATTGAGAGAAGCTGCTTTGAGCTGTTCCGGCTTCTGATTCCTGATATCAGAGATCAGGAAAAGGCTGCAGTGAATCGAGCTGAAGGACGACTGAAGCAAAAAGAGCAGAAGATCAGTGATCTGAGGAGGAGAGacgctgagctggagcagctttcacacacacaggatcacaTCCAGTTCCTGCAG AGTTTTCAGTCTCTCTCAGCACCTCCTGAATCTACAGACGTGAATGACGATCCATTCAGTTCTGTCTTCACTTTTGATGACCTGAGAGAATCTGTCCGTCAGCTGAAAGATAAACTGGAGGATTCCTGCAAAGAGGAGCTCAAGAAGATCTCAGACAAAG TTACATCCACCAACATTGTTCCCAGCATCAGGAACGACttcctaaaat ATTCCCGTCAGCTCACTCTGGATCCGAACACAATGAATAAACACCTCCGTCTGTCTGAGGGTAACGGAGAGATTACTGTCACTGACACAGTCcagtcgtatcctgatcatccagacagatttgattattggtatcaggtgttgtgtagagagagtgtgtgtggacgctgttactgggagctgGAGTGGAGTGGAGAGAAAGGTGTgtatatatcagtgtcatatcagagcatcagcaggaagggaaagagtaataattgtttgtttggatgtaatgatcagtcctggactTTAGAGTGCTTTCCTTCCAGATACTCATTCGCACACAATAACAAACGGACTGATCTCCGTGTAAAGCCCATCAGCAGTAAAATAGGAGTGtttgtggatcacagtgcaggaactctgtccttctacagcgtctctgacacaatgagcctcatctacacagtccagaccacattcgcTCAGCCGCTCTATGCTGGCTTTGGTGTTTATTTAGGATCATCATTGAAACTGtgttattaa
- the LOC127155980 gene encoding tripartite motif-containing protein 16-like, giving the protein MAEARFCQDELTCPVCLDLLKDPVTIQCGHSYCKSCITGCWDQEDQMRVYSCPQCRQTFSPRPALATSTMLTELVEKLKKLKLPADCDAGNGDVQCDVCTGTKYKAVKSCLMCLNSYCQNHLEEHESWFKGKRHNLTDATGRLQEMICQKHEKLLEVFCRTDQKCICVLCTMDEHKNHDTVSAAAQRTEKQKQLKETQKTFQQRIQQREKDLQQLREVVESHKRSAQTAVEDSERIFTELIRSIERSRSELIRLIRDQEKRAVSRAEGRLERLEQEINDLRRRDAELEQLSHTQDHIQFLQSFQSLSAPPEFINVNANPFNSLISFDGLRESVDQLRNKLEDFCKEELKKISDRVTFTNIVPRTRNDFLQYSHQLTPDLNTAYKRLLLSKRNRVITYTGTDQLYPDHPDRFDYFLQVLCRESVCGRCYWELEWSGDKGVRISVSYKSISRKGRGNECLFGCNDQSWSLICSPSSYSFWHKNIQTDLPVKSISSRIGVFVDHSAGTLSFYSVSDTMSLIHTVQTTFTQPLYPGFLVGFGSSVKLC; this is encoded by the exons ATGGCAGAAGCCAGGTTTTGTCAGGATGAGTTGACATGTCCAGTGTGTCTGGATCTTCTGAAGGATCCAGTGACCATCCagtgtggacacagttactgtaagagctgtattacaggctgctgggatcaggaggatcagatgagagtctacagctgccctcagtgcagacagaccttcagtCCAAGACCTGCTTTAGCTACAAGCACCATGCTGACTGAACtggtggagaaactgaagaagCTTAAACTTCCTGCTGACTGTGATGCTGGaaatggagatgtgcagtgtgACGTCTGTACTGGAACAAAATACAAAGCCGTCAAGTCCTGTCTGATGTGTTTGAACTCTTATTGTCAGAATCACCTTGAGGAACATGAGAGTTGGTTTAAAGGAAAGAGACACAATCTGACTGATGCCACTGGACGACTGCAGGAGATGATCTGCCAGAAACATGAGAAGCTCCTTGAGGTTTTCTGTCGCACTGACcagaaatgtatatgtgtgctgTGTACGATGGATGAACATAAAAACCACGACACTGTATCAGCTGCAGCACAGAGGACAGAGAAACAG AAGCAGCTGAAGGAGACGCAGAAGACGTTCCAGCAGAGAatccagcagagagagaaagatcttcagcagctgagagaggttgtggagtctcataag cgctctgcacagacagcagtggaggacagtgagaggatctttactgagctcatccgctccattgagagaagCCGCTCTGAGCTGATACGActgatcagagatcaggaaaaGCGAGCGGTGAGTCGAGCTGAAGGACGACTGGAgcgactggagcaggagatcaatgatctgaggaggagagacgctgagctggagcagctttcacacacacaggatcacaTCCAGTTCCTGCAG agtttccagtctctctcagcacctcctgaatttataaatgtaaatgccaATCCCTTCAATTCTCTTATCTCTTTTGATGGTCTGAGAGAATCTGTCGATCAGCTGAGAAACAAACTGGAGGATTTCTGCAAAGAGGAGCTCAAGAAGATCTCAGACAGAG TCACATTCACCAACATTGTTCCCAGAACCAGGAACGACTTCCTACAAT ATTCCCATCAGCTCACTCCGGATCTGAACACAGCATATAAACGCCTCCTTCTGTCTAAGAGAAACAGAGTGATTACTTACACTGGCACAGATCAGttgtatcctgatcatccagacagatttgattattttcttcaggtgttgtgtagagagagtgtgtgtggacgctgttactgggagctgGAGTGGAGTGGAGATAAAGGTGTGcgtatatcagtgtcatataagagcatcagcagaaAGGGACGGGGTAATGAGTGTTTGTTTGGATGTAATGATCAGTCTTGGAGTTTGATCTGTTCTCCCTCCAGTTACTCATTCTGGCACAAAAACATACAGACTGATCTCCCTGTAAAATCCATCagcagtagaataggagtgtttgtggatcacagtgcaggaactctgtccttctacagcgtctctgacacaatgagcctcatccacacagtccagaccacattcactcagccgctctatcctgggtttttGGTTGGttttggatcatcagtgaaactgtgttga
- the LOC127155979 gene encoding tripartite motif-containing protein 16-like — MLQQTSSSRSFTSSSLTLASQPGGTSKKRGNFRGLSQSALSRRKSPKISSCSSSFSDCWNQEDQMRVYSCPQCKQTFSPRPALATNTMLTEQVEKLKETKLPADCYAGAGDVQCDACTGSKYKAVKSCLMCQESYCQTHFDHHEKFHSRKPHKVIDATGRLQEMICQKHEKNLEMYCITDQQCICELCTKYEHKNHNTVSAAAQRTEKQKQLKKKQKMFQLQIQQEEKDLQQLREAVESHKRSAQTAVEDSERIYTEFNHSIERSCFELLRLLIPDIRDQAKAAVNRAEGRLERLEQEINDLRRRDAELEQLLHTQDHIQFLQRFQSLSAPPESTDENDDPFSSVFSFGDLKESVDQLRDKLEDFCKEELKKISDKATSTRISNNLLQYSHQLTLDLNTMNKHLRLSESNRVITYTRTVQSYPDHPDKFDVYYQVLCRESVCGRCYWELEWSGNNGVYISVSYKSISRKGRGKECLFGNNDQSWSLICTPSSYSFGHNNIQTALPVKSISSRIGVFVDHSAGTLSFYSVSDTMSLIHTVQTKFTQPLYPGFRVSRGSSVKMVMN, encoded by the exons ATGCTGCAACAAACATCTTCATCAAGATCTTTTACGTCCTCATCGCTTACATTGGCGAGCCAGCCAGGAGGGACTTcgaaaaaaag GGGAAACTTTCGCGGGCTTTCTCAATCTGCACTTTCAAGACGGAAATCCCCTAAAATTTCATCTTGTTCATCGTCCTTTTCAG ACTGCTGGAATCAGGAGGATCAGATgagagtctacagctgccctcagtgcaAACAGACCTTCAGTCCAAGACCTGCTTTAGCTACAAACACCATGCTGACTGAACAGGTGGAGAAACTGAAGGagaccaaacttcctgctgactGTTACGCTGGAGCTGGAGATGTGCAGTGTGACGCCTGTACTGGAAGCAAATACAAAGCCGTCAAGTCCTGTCTGATGTGTCAGGAATCTTACTGTCAAACTCATTTTGACCATCATGAGAAATTTCATTCACGTAAGCCACACAAAGTGATTGATGCCACTGGACGACTGCAGGAGATGATCTGCCAGAAACATGAGAAAAATCTggaaatgtactgtattactgACCAGCAATGCATTTGTGAGCTGTGTacaaaatatgaacataaaaacCACAACACTGTATCAGCTGCAGCACAGAGGACAGAGAAACAG AAGCAGTTGAAGAAAAAGCAGAAGATGTTCCAGCTGCAAATCCAACAGGAAGAGAAAGATCTTCAGCAGCTGAGAGAGGCTGTGGAGTCTCATAAG cgctctgcacagacagcagtggaggacagtgagaggatctATACTGAGTTCAACCACTCCATTGAGAGAAGTTGCTTTGAGCTGTTGCGGCTTCTGATTCCTGATATCAGAGATCAGGCAAAGGCTGCAGTGAATCGAGCTGAAGGACGACTGGAgcgactggagcaggagatcaatgatctgaggaggagagacgctgagctggagcagcttttACACACACAGGATCACATCCAGTTCCTGCAG cgtttccagtctctctcagcACCTCCTGAATCTACAGACGAAAATGACGATCCCTTCAGTTCTGTCTTCTCTTTTGGTGACCTGAAAGAATCTGTCGATCAGCTGAGAGACAAACTGGAGGATTTCTGCAAAGAGGAGCTCAAGAAGATCTCAGACAAAG CCACATCCACCAGGATCAGCAACAACCTCCTACAAT ATTCCCATCAGCTCACTCTGGATCTGAACACAATGAATAAACACCTCCGTCTGTCTGAGAGCAACAGAGTGATCACTTACACGAGGACAGTCcagtcgtatcctgatcatccagacaaaTTTGATGTGTAttatcaggtgttgtgtagagagagtgtgtgtggacgctgttactgggagctgGAGTGGAGTGGAAATAATGGTGTgtatatatcagtgtcatataagagcatcagcaggaagggacggGGTAAGGAGTGTTTGTTTGGaaataatgatcagtcctggagtttgatcTGCACTCCCTCCAGTTACTCATTTGGACACAATAACATACAGACTGCTCTCCCTGTAAAGTCCATCagcagtagaataggagtgtttgtggatcacagtgcaggaactctgtccttctacagcgtctctgacacaatgagcctcatccacacagtccagaccaaattcactcagccgctctatcctgggtttagGGTTTCTAGGGGATCATCAGTGAAAATGGTGATGAATTAG